A section of the Thermotoga caldifontis AZM44c09 genome encodes:
- the folE2 gene encoding GTP cyclohydrolase FolE2 — MKDVQSQRDDRNVYLQRVGIRNLSYPITVMDKTNGYQDTVARINMYVDLPEHFRGTHMSRFVEVLNRYRLGIDPKLIRQMLEELRGKLKASTARVEIEFPYFILKKAPVSNQKSFLSYTCRIEGQKTREKYDFIVSVGVPVLTLCPCSKEISERGAHNQRAIVWIHIRSKKLVWFEELIEYAEQAASAPIYTILKRPDEKFITEKAYDNPRFVEDVAREIALKLNADERIFWYKVEVESFESIHAHNAYACVTKYKEE; from the coding sequence ATGAAGGACGTGCAGAGCCAGAGGGACGATAGGAACGTTTATCTGCAGAGAGTCGGTATAAGAAATCTTTCCTATCCCATCACGGTGATGGACAAAACCAATGGCTATCAGGACACCGTCGCCAGGATAAACATGTACGTCGATCTTCCCGAGCATTTCCGTGGCACGCACATGAGCAGGTTCGTCGAGGTCCTGAACAGATACAGACTCGGGATCGATCCAAAACTGATCAGGCAGATGCTCGAGGAGTTGAGGGGCAAACTGAAGGCTTCCACCGCCAGGGTTGAGATAGAGTTTCCCTATTTCATATTGAAGAAGGCTCCCGTTTCAAACCAGAAAAGTTTCCTGAGCTACACGTGCAGGATCGAAGGTCAGAAGACGCGCGAAAAGTACGACTTCATCGTCAGCGTCGGCGTTCCCGTGCTCACGTTGTGCCCGTGCTCGAAGGAGATAAGTGAGCGGGGTGCGCACAACCAGAGGGCGATCGTCTGGATCCACATAAGATCGAAGAAACTGGTCTGGTTCGAAGAACTCATCGAGTACGCAGAACAGGCGGCGAGTGCCCCGATTTATACTATACTCAAGAGGCCTGACGAAAAGTTCATCACGGAGAAGGCTTACGACAATCCCAGGTTCGTGGAAGACGTGGCCAGGGAGATCGCCCTGAAACTGAACGCCGACGAGAGGATCTTCTGGTACAAAGTCGAGGTCGAGAGTTTCGAATCCATCCACGCGCACAACGCCTACGCGTGCGTGACGAAGTACAAGGAGGAATGA
- the queD gene encoding 6-carboxytetrahydropterin synthase QueD: MYLLSRDFVFDAAHNLERYRGKCENLHGHTYRLRVTLIGEPDEEGMIIDFVELKQIVTQHVLSLLDHSYLNRIIPQPTAENIAKWVWDRLEPLLRNEKRRLYEVTVWETAESFVTYRGVNDEGRAEPEGR, encoded by the coding sequence GTGTATCTGCTTTCGAGGGATTTCGTGTTCGATGCCGCGCACAACCTGGAGCGATACAGAGGAAAGTGCGAGAATCTGCACGGTCACACCTACCGATTGCGCGTGACGCTGATCGGTGAGCCCGACGAAGAGGGCATGATCATCGATTTCGTCGAGCTCAAGCAGATCGTGACGCAGCACGTTCTTTCCCTGCTGGACCACAGCTATCTGAACAGGATCATCCCGCAGCCCACGGCGGAGAACATAGCTAAGTGGGTGTGGGACAGGCTCGAACCTTTGTTGAGGAACGAAAAAAGGAGGCTGTACGAAGTGACTGTCTGGGAAACGGCAGAATCCTTCGTCACTTACAGGGGAGTGAACGATGAAGGACGTGCAGAGCCAGAGGGACGATAG